In Mycobacterium sp. JS623, one genomic interval encodes:
- a CDS encoding YceD family protein, protein MATHANAAARRASRSPLVIHISRLGRRPGSMMTFSETVPNPSRIGLDLIGIDEGAPLTLDLRIESVSEGVLVTGTVSAPTAGECARCLTPITGDVEIYLTELFAYPDSATDETTESDEIGRVGASGEPDTVDLEQPIIDAIGMALPFAPLCGPDCPGLCPQCGVPLATAEPGHHHDQIDPRWAKLAGLLDQDEP, encoded by the coding sequence ATGGCGACGCATGCGAACGCGGCGGCGCGCCGCGCCTCACGATCGCCGCTCGTTATCCACATTTCCCGGCTTGGCCGGCGGCCCGGGTCGATGATGACCTTTTCCGAGACGGTGCCCAACCCGTCGCGCATCGGGCTGGACCTGATCGGCATCGACGAGGGCGCGCCGCTGACGCTGGATCTTCGGATCGAATCCGTATCGGAGGGTGTGCTGGTCACCGGGACGGTGTCCGCGCCGACGGCGGGCGAGTGTGCCCGCTGCCTGACCCCGATCACCGGCGACGTCGAGATCTATCTGACCGAGTTGTTCGCCTACCCCGACAGCGCGACCGACGAGACCACCGAGTCCGACGAGATCGGCCGTGTCGGCGCCTCGGGTGAGCCAGACACCGTCGACCTCGAGCAGCCGATCATCGACGCGATCGGGATGGCGCTGCCGTTCGCGCCGCTGTGCGGGCCCGACTGCCCGGGGCTGTGTCCGCAGTGCGGCGTGCCGTTGGCCACCGCGGAGCCTGGCCACCACCATGACCAGATCGATCCGCGGTGGGCCAAGCTCGCGGGCCTACTGGACCAGGACGAGCCGTGA
- the rnc gene encoding ribonuclease III encodes MTDRALLLKALGVDLPAELLTIALTHRSYSYENGGLPTNERLEFLGDAVLGLTITEELYHRHPDRSEGDLAKLRASIVNTQALADVGRHLTDDGLGAYLLLGKGEEHSGGADKSSILADGVESLLGAIYLEHGIAVARDVIMRLFSTLLDTAPTLGAGLDWKSSLQELTASRGMGVPSYVVTSTGPDHDKEFTATVIVTEVEYGKGIGRTKKEAELKAAAAAWTALSSSA; translated from the coding sequence GTGACGGACCGCGCGCTCCTGCTCAAGGCATTGGGCGTCGACCTGCCCGCAGAACTGCTGACCATCGCGCTGACGCACCGCAGCTACTCGTACGAGAACGGCGGGCTGCCCACCAACGAGCGCCTCGAGTTCCTCGGCGACGCGGTGCTCGGGCTGACCATCACAGAGGAGCTCTACCATCGGCACCCCGACCGCTCCGAGGGTGACTTGGCCAAGCTGCGCGCCAGCATCGTCAACACCCAGGCGCTGGCCGATGTCGGCAGACATCTGACCGACGACGGCCTCGGCGCGTACCTTCTGCTTGGCAAGGGTGAGGAACACTCCGGCGGTGCCGACAAGTCCAGCATCTTGGCCGATGGCGTCGAATCCTTGTTGGGCGCAATCTATTTGGAGCATGGCATCGCCGTTGCCCGGGATGTGATCATGCGCCTGTTCAGCACGCTGCTGGACACCGCGCCGACGCTGGGGGCCGGGCTGGACTGGAAGAGCAGCCTGCAGGAGCTGACCGCGTCCCGCGGCATGGGTGTGCCGTCATATGTGGTGACATCCACCGGCCCCGATCACGACAAAGAATTCACTGCGACGGTCATCGTCACCGAGGTCGAGTACGGCAAAGGCATCGGGCGGACTAAGAAGGAGGCCGAGTTGAAGGCGGCCGCCGCGGCGTGGACCGCGCTCTCTTCCTCTGCGTAG
- the mutM gene encoding bifunctional DNA-formamidopyrimidine glycosylase/DNA-(apurinic or apyrimidinic site) lyase, whose product MPELPEVEVVRRGLAAHVTGRTITAVRVHHPRAVRRHEAGPADLTARLLDAKITGTGRRGKYMWLTLDDESALVVHLGMSGQMLLGELPNENHLRIATLLDDGTALSFVDQRTFGGWMLADLVTVDGTDVPMPVAHLARDPLDPAFNRDGVVTVLRRKHSEIKRQLLDQTVVSGIGNIYADEALWRARINGARLASSLSRAKLAELLDAAAEVMSDALGQGGTSFDSLYVNVNGESGYFDRSLDAYGREGEPCRRCGAVMRREKFMNRSSFYCPKCQPRPRAQAH is encoded by the coding sequence ATGCCTGAACTACCTGAAGTCGAGGTCGTCCGGCGGGGATTGGCGGCCCATGTGACGGGTCGAACCATCACGGCGGTGCGGGTGCACCATCCGCGGGCGGTGCGACGCCACGAAGCCGGCCCCGCCGACCTGACCGCGCGGCTGCTCGACGCGAAGATCACCGGCACCGGACGACGCGGCAAGTACATGTGGCTGACGCTGGACGACGAGTCCGCGTTGGTCGTGCATCTGGGCATGAGTGGGCAGATGTTGTTGGGCGAGCTGCCAAACGAAAACCACTTGCGTATCGCGACGCTGCTCGACGATGGCACCGCACTGAGCTTTGTCGACCAGCGCACGTTCGGTGGCTGGATGCTCGCCGACTTGGTGACGGTCGACGGCACCGACGTTCCGATGCCCGTCGCGCATCTGGCCCGCGACCCGCTGGACCCTGCGTTCAATCGCGATGGTGTCGTTACGGTGTTGCGGCGCAAGCATTCTGAAATCAAACGCCAATTGCTCGACCAGACGGTGGTGTCGGGCATCGGCAACATCTACGCCGACGAGGCGCTGTGGCGCGCGCGCATCAATGGAGCGCGACTGGCGTCATCGTTATCGCGCGCGAAGCTGGCCGAGCTGCTCGACGCCGCCGCCGAAGTAATGTCCGATGCGTTGGGGCAGGGCGGCACTTCGTTCGACTCCTTGTATGTAAACGTCAACGGTGAATCCGGCTACTTCGACCGGTCGCTGGACGCCTACGGACGCGAGGGCGAGCCGTGCCGGCGCTGCGGCGCGGTGATGCGGCGGGAGAAGTTCATGAACCGGTCGTCGTTCTACTGCCCGAAATGCCAACCGCGACCGCGGGCTCAGGCGCACTGA
- a CDS encoding OsmC family protein gives MTELWVERTGVRSYVGRSTRGAEVLVGNEDVEGVFTPGELMKIALAACSGMASDAPLQRRLGEHYTTTIKVSGPADRDQERYPLLEERMELDLSGLSEDEVSRVLTVVERAIDQVCTVGRTLKSGTKVTFEVSDAGVS, from the coding sequence ATGACCGAATTGTGGGTTGAGCGTACCGGCGTGCGCAGCTACGTCGGGCGCAGCACGCGCGGCGCCGAGGTGCTTGTCGGCAACGAGGACGTCGAGGGCGTGTTCACACCCGGCGAGCTGATGAAGATCGCCCTGGCAGCGTGCAGCGGCATGGCCAGCGACGCGCCATTGCAGCGCCGCCTAGGCGAGCACTACACGACGACGATCAAGGTGTCCGGGCCCGCCGACCGTGATCAGGAGCGCTACCCGCTGCTCGAGGAACGCATGGAACTCGACCTGTCGGGGCTCTCCGAGGACGAGGTGTCGCGGGTGCTGACGGTTGTCGAGCGCGCCATCGATCAGGTCTGCACGGTCGGCCGCACGCTCAAGTCTGGGACCAAAGTGACGTTTGAGGTCAGTGATGCAGGAGTTAGCTGA
- a CDS encoding acylphosphatase translates to MQELADVRLTAWVHGYVQGVGFRWWTRSRALELGLVGYASNRPDGRVQVVAQGPRDACEKLLELLQSGNTPGQVDKVLADWSEPDDSLQGFTER, encoded by the coding sequence ATGCAGGAGTTAGCTGACGTCCGGTTGACGGCCTGGGTGCACGGCTACGTCCAAGGGGTGGGCTTCCGGTGGTGGACACGGTCGCGCGCATTGGAACTCGGCCTGGTCGGATACGCATCGAACAGGCCCGACGGGCGCGTCCAGGTCGTCGCGCAGGGTCCGCGCGACGCCTGTGAAAAGCTACTTGAACTGCTACAAAGCGGAAACACCCCGGGTCAGGTCGACAAAGTCCTCGCAGACTGGTCAGAACCGGACGACTCGCTCCAGGGGTTCACCGAACGTTAG